A DNA window from Arachis hypogaea cultivar Tifrunner chromosome 18, arahy.Tifrunner.gnm2.J5K5, whole genome shotgun sequence contains the following coding sequences:
- the LOC112769982 gene encoding uncharacterized protein, giving the protein MKKYISFHSSSEDSDCSDSLSDLNDFVMEEAYENISLLSRVSVEEHLCSLIRSQSNVVPLAENYSRCNAKHSEKELTSHVANVDVEMERNQKTDSPLDSLCCEREMHSDGPGLGSTNIKQAENVLSTSQRSAENNSNALALNQTIVSAMVDLTPSMPENDVVSLAVETSGNFKNENLATYLAPENKR; this is encoded by the exons ATGAAAAAGTACATAAGCTTCCATTCTTCTAGTGAGGACTCCGACTGCAGTGATTCTCTTTCTGATTTGAATGATTTTGTTATGGAAGAGGCCTATGAAAATATAAGCTTGCTTTCTAGAGTTTCTGTTGAGGAGCATCTTTGCAGTTTAATTAGATCTCAATCAAATGTTGTCCCCCTTGCTGAAAATTATAGCAGATGTAATGCGAAGCATAGTGAGAAAGAGCTTACTTCTCATGTAGCCAATGTCGATGTggagatggagaggaaccaaaaaACTGACTCACCTCTTGATTCTTTATGTTGTGAAAGGGAGATGCATTCTGATGGTCCTGGTTTGGGTTCAACTAATATCAAACAAGCTGAAAACGTTCTTTCTACATCTCAGCGTTCTGCGGAGAATAATTCCAATGCTTTAGCCCTAAACCAG ACCATTGTTTCGGCTATGGTTGATTTGACTCCATCTATGCCAGAAAATGATGTTGTCTCCTTAGCTGTTGAAACCTCTGGAAATTTCA AAAATGAGAACTTGGCAACCtatttagctccagaaaataagCGATAA